The Muricauda sp. SCSIO 65647 genome includes a region encoding these proteins:
- a CDS encoding MFS transporter has protein sequence MVKITKPRLSFWQIWNMNVGFFGIQFSFGLQQTAVSPIFSFLGAHHDELPLLNLAGPVTGLLIQPIIGAISDKTWSPKWGGRRKPFFLIGAILASLCLFAFPFSPELWFAVGLLWILDAGNNTAMEPYRAFVGDKLPDSQLTFGYQMQSLFVGAGITLANLSLFMFQHWFSTPETGGLFDAANEGASSIPTWVYYSFFLGALASIGTVMWSVWKTPEIPPTDEELQEIKRHNEDTPAPIIQILSVLLVIFSVPLLLGYLTANIFPELWHNTNLLVVIMLVYAFFWLYFLYRLIKKNTDNRTIQKLGDTLDPLLEAAEAIGEMPGFLWKLAAVYLFQWYALFVYWQFMPPMLRTSLYGISNEDNARFDSIMESFRGGAEISAQDMSFAEQIQSLAEQALGHAGLMNGTYNFVTMLVALALVPMAAKIGSKLVYVVCLFLTGIAMLSMPFIANKWLLLAPMVLFGIGWAAMMGIPYAMVSKVIPEERRGVYMGIVNMMIVIPMLIQTVSFGPIIKNFLNNDATWAIIFAGVFFIVAGIFAIRLNLPKDKLDTSLDA, from the coding sequence ATGGTAAAAATCACAAAGCCCAGATTGAGCTTCTGGCAAATCTGGAACATGAACGTCGGGTTCTTCGGAATCCAATTCAGTTTTGGTCTGCAACAGACTGCCGTAAGTCCCATTTTCTCATTTTTGGGGGCCCACCATGATGAACTGCCATTGCTCAATTTGGCAGGACCCGTAACGGGCTTGTTGATTCAACCGATAATCGGTGCTATTTCCGATAAGACATGGTCACCGAAATGGGGCGGGCGACGAAAGCCCTTTTTCTTGATTGGGGCCATTCTGGCGAGCTTGTGTCTTTTCGCTTTTCCCTTTAGTCCAGAATTATGGTTCGCTGTCGGATTATTATGGATTTTGGATGCCGGTAACAATACCGCAATGGAACCCTATAGGGCCTTTGTGGGCGATAAGTTGCCAGACAGTCAATTGACCTTTGGTTACCAGATGCAGAGCTTGTTCGTCGGAGCGGGCATTACGTTGGCCAACCTATCGCTTTTTATGTTTCAACACTGGTTCAGCACGCCTGAGACCGGAGGTCTTTTCGATGCTGCCAATGAGGGTGCCTCATCGATACCGACTTGGGTTTATTATTCATTCTTTTTAGGGGCTTTGGCCTCAATTGGTACCGTAATGTGGTCGGTTTGGAAAACTCCGGAAATCCCACCAACAGATGAAGAGCTTCAAGAAATCAAAAGGCACAATGAAGATACCCCGGCACCCATCATACAGATATTGAGTGTGCTTTTGGTCATTTTCTCCGTTCCGTTATTATTGGGTTATCTGACCGCCAATATCTTTCCAGAATTATGGCACAATACCAACCTTTTGGTGGTCATAATGTTGGTGTACGCTTTCTTTTGGCTGTATTTTCTTTATCGTCTTATCAAAAAAAATACAGACAATCGCACCATTCAAAAATTGGGAGATACGCTGGATCCACTTTTGGAAGCGGCAGAGGCCATTGGAGAAATGCCAGGGTTTTTATGGAAATTGGCCGCAGTATATCTATTTCAATGGTATGCCCTTTTCGTGTACTGGCAATTTATGCCGCCCATGCTGCGAACCAGTCTTTATGGAATATCGAATGAAGATAATGCCAGGTTTGATTCCATCATGGAATCGTTCAGGGGAGGTGCTGAAATCAGCGCACAAGACATGTCATTTGCCGAGCAGATACAATCACTGGCCGAACAGGCGCTGGGTCATGCAGGTTTGATGAACGGAACCTATAATTTTGTGACCATGTTAGTGGCACTGGCATTGGTGCCCATGGCTGCCAAAATAGGATCAAAGTTGGTATATGTGGTCTGTCTGTTCTTAACGGGTATAGCCATGTTGAGCATGCCTTTTATTGCGAACAAGTGGCTGTTACTCGCCCCAATGGTGCTGTTCGGTATTGGGTGGGCAGCTATGATGGGCATACCGTATGCAATGGTCTCAAAGGTAATTCCAGAAGAACGTAGGGGGGTCTATATGGGAATTGTCAACATGATGATCGTGATTCCTATGTTGATACAAACAGTGAGTTTCGGACCCATAATCAAGAACTTTTTGAACAATGATGCTACCTGGGCCATAATATTTGCGGGAGTGTTCTTCATAGTTGCGGGCATTTTTGCAATTCGACTAAACTTACCAAAAGATAAATTGGATACAAGTCTTGATGCTTAA
- a CDS encoding nickel-binding protein, producing MPIYMDRHIVPGIEAKHAAQAHREDLLIQDEYGCRCMTYWVYEDRGSAFCLIDAPNEEAVKKMHDRAHGLIPYEIVQVNSNVVEAFLGRVTDPEGYYDSDDPNLKIFNDPAFRIILVAQAEDSRLLKNQMGAKKAEKLLVLYHEIIRDQVNENQGREVELKGERFIASFVSVTQAVACAAAVQKGLHVAGELINLRMALNAGMPVTKDKSIFGDVIRMAEYLCRTGTPNQTVLASIINELYKDDGQHNINDEAAFTSISPANENVLQLIFDVLWDNHANPQFGMQDFCKKTSMSKSKLYRQSKAILGLSPNEMLREYRLKKSLELLKTDRNIAQTTFDCGFGSPSYFTKCFQERFGMSPLAYQKAM from the coding sequence ATGCCCATTTACATGGACCGACATATCGTACCGGGAATTGAGGCCAAGCATGCGGCACAGGCACATCGTGAAGATTTGTTGATACAAGATGAATATGGCTGTCGTTGCATGACCTATTGGGTCTATGAAGATCGGGGCAGTGCCTTCTGCCTAATCGATGCTCCAAATGAAGAGGCTGTCAAGAAAATGCACGATAGGGCACATGGCCTTATCCCCTATGAAATTGTTCAGGTGAACAGTAACGTGGTAGAGGCCTTTTTGGGCCGGGTAACGGATCCCGAGGGATATTACGATTCCGATGACCCCAATCTCAAAATTTTCAATGACCCGGCTTTTCGCATCATTTTGGTTGCCCAAGCCGAGGATTCTCGACTGTTGAAAAACCAAATGGGAGCCAAAAAAGCGGAAAAATTGCTGGTACTTTACCATGAAATCATTCGGGATCAGGTAAATGAAAACCAAGGCCGTGAGGTAGAGCTGAAAGGAGAACGGTTTATCGCCTCTTTTGTATCGGTCACCCAAGCTGTCGCCTGTGCTGCAGCAGTGCAAAAAGGGCTTCATGTGGCCGGTGAGTTGATAAATTTGCGAATGGCCCTCAATGCCGGAATGCCGGTCACAAAAGATAAGAGCATTTTTGGAGATGTCATTAGAATGGCAGAATACCTGTGTCGGACGGGTACACCCAATCAGACGGTATTGGCTTCCATTATCAATGAGCTTTATAAAGATGATGGCCAGCACAACATCAATGACGAAGCTGCCTTCACATCTATTTCACCGGCAAATGAGAATGTGCTGCAACTGATATTTGATGTGTTGTGGGATAACCATGCAAACCCACAATTCGGTATGCAGGATTTCTGTAAAAAAACAAGTATGAGCAAATCAAAACTCTATCGCCAAAGCAAGGCAATTTTGGGGTTGTCGCCCAATGAAATGCTACGGGAGTATAGACTGAAAAAATCACTTGAACTGCTCAAGACCGACCGAAACATTGCCCAAACCACTTTTGACTGTGGTTTTGGCAGCCCTTCATACTTCACCAAATGCTTTCAAGAACGGTTTGGTATGTCTCCCTTGGCATACCAAAAGGCCATGTAG
- a CDS encoding nickel-binding protein: MDFHKIEDDAFTEEDAYKGHLRDVAVQNKHGLVYKRYYLNLEQGAIFCLMESPNRKACVESHKEAHGVGACNVIEVSTENEFLPFMGEGLQNEQDLALTLSGDIDSGYRTLVLVDIVDFSKNSEAWKSKLIAIVKKNKGSIVKLPKQSIMTSFIDAHDAVVCALEIHIMLKALEGKLEFSFGIATGKPVDEHSNDLFGETKKVVRVLSRLGNNGKIFIDLPTKNTVELTNKKVSTDSDVVVFFDDSGYSVLERLDKILESNFNDASFKTENFRQEFGLSKTQLHRKMQALTGLSPNKILTEFRLKKAIRALKTGEKTVAEVAYDCGFNSPTYFTRVFRKRFDVLPNVFGKAAR; this comes from the coding sequence ATGGATTTTCATAAAATTGAAGATGATGCATTTACCGAAGAAGATGCATACAAAGGGCATTTGCGGGATGTGGCCGTTCAGAACAAACATGGCCTAGTGTACAAGCGGTATTATCTGAATCTGGAACAAGGAGCCATTTTTTGTTTGATGGAGAGCCCGAATAGGAAAGCATGTGTTGAAAGTCATAAGGAGGCCCATGGTGTAGGAGCTTGCAATGTCATTGAAGTCTCAACAGAAAATGAATTTCTGCCATTCATGGGTGAGGGTCTACAAAATGAGCAAGATCTGGCATTGACACTATCAGGTGATATAGATAGTGGTTATCGAACACTGGTACTTGTTGACATAGTTGATTTTTCAAAAAATTCAGAGGCATGGAAATCCAAATTGATAGCGATTGTAAAGAAAAACAAGGGTAGTATTGTAAAATTGCCCAAGCAAAGTATCATGACTTCCTTTATTGATGCCCATGATGCCGTTGTGTGCGCTCTTGAAATTCATATTATGCTCAAAGCTTTAGAGGGAAAACTCGAATTCAGTTTTGGTATTGCTACAGGAAAACCGGTAGATGAACATAGCAATGATTTGTTCGGGGAGACCAAAAAAGTGGTCAGGGTACTTTCTAGATTGGGGAATAACGGAAAAATCTTTATCGATTTACCCACTAAAAATACTGTCGAATTGACCAACAAAAAAGTGTCTACTGATTCTGATGTCGTAGTTTTTTTTGATGATTCAGGTTATTCCGTACTTGAACGGTTAGATAAAATACTGGAATCAAATTTTAATGATGCCTCATTCAAAACCGAAAATTTTCGACAAGAATTTGGACTGAGTAAAACACAATTGCACAGAAAGATGCAAGCTTTAACTGGCCTCAGTCCAAACAAAATACTTACTGAATTCCGACTGAAAAAAGCTATAAGGGCATTAAAAACGGGTGAAAAGACCGTAGCGGAAGTGGCCTACGATTGTGGTTTCAATAGCCCTACCTATTTCACTCGGGTTTTTCGTAAACGATTTGATGTACTGCCCAATGTTTTTGGTAAAGCAGCTCGATAG
- the queG gene encoding tRNA epoxyqueuosine(34) reductase QueG, with product MNNGQVHTNLIKTEAKRLGFLSCGISKAGFLEEEAPRLEKWLKNGMHGEMRYMENHFDKRLDPTKLVPGAKSVISLLLNYYPKETQPQNTLKVSKYAYGTDYHFVIKDKLKSLLNFIQEEIGAVHGRAFVDSAPVLDKVWAAKSGLGWMGKHTNLLTKEVGSFYFIAELIVDLELKYDTPVTDHCGTCTACIDACPTEAIVEPYVVDGSKCISYFTIELKNEIPTAFKGQFDDWMFGCDICQDVCPWNRFSKSHSEPLFDPHPELLSMTKKDWQEITEDVFKKIFKKSAVKRTKFSGLKRNIDFIK from the coding sequence GTGAATAATGGGCAAGTTCATACCAATCTTATAAAAACCGAAGCCAAACGCCTTGGTTTTTTGTCATGTGGCATTTCAAAGGCCGGGTTTTTGGAAGAAGAAGCTCCCCGATTGGAAAAGTGGCTCAAAAATGGCATGCACGGTGAGATGCGGTATATGGAAAATCATTTTGACAAACGCCTCGACCCAACAAAGCTGGTGCCCGGGGCAAAGTCGGTCATCTCTTTGTTGTTGAATTATTATCCGAAAGAAACCCAACCACAAAACACCCTTAAGGTGTCTAAATATGCCTATGGCACCGATTATCACTTTGTGATAAAAGACAAGTTGAAAAGTTTATTGAACTTCATTCAGGAGGAAATCGGCGCAGTGCATGGTCGGGCTTTTGTCGATTCTGCACCAGTACTGGATAAGGTATGGGCCGCCAAAAGCGGATTGGGATGGATGGGCAAACACACCAACCTGTTGACCAAAGAGGTGGGGTCGTTCTATTTCATCGCCGAACTGATCGTCGATTTAGAGTTGAAATACGATACCCCGGTGACCGATCATTGTGGCACATGCACGGCCTGTATTGATGCCTGCCCTACCGAAGCAATCGTTGAACCTTACGTGGTCGATGGCAGCAAGTGTATCTCGTACTTCACGATTGAGTTAAAAAATGAAATTCCCACGGCGTTCAAGGGCCAATTTGACGATTGGATGTTCGGTTGTGATATCTGCCAAGATGTATGCCCCTGGAACCGATTCTCAAAATCGCACTCAGAGCCACTTTTTGATCCGCATCCCGAATTGTTGTCCATGACAAAAAAAGATTGGCAAGAGATCACAGAGGATGTTTTCAAAAAAATCTTCAAAAAATCAGCGGTCAAGCGTACCAAGTTCAGTGGCTTGAAGAGAAATATCGATTTCATAAAGTAA
- a CDS encoding FAD-binding oxidoreductase gives MEIEKLAQKIDGRIVLPTDTEYDTLRSIYNAMVDKRPKLFVKCKNKYDVVQAIHFAKNNSLEIAIKGGGHNGAGLALVENGLVIDLNEMKSIQVNVDSLRAVIEPGNTLADVDKATHEHGLALPIGVNGYTGISGLTLGGGLGFLTRKAGLTIDHLIEAEVVLASGEIVTANKNTNPDLFWALRGGGGNFGVVVSFTFNLIAIKNVFAGPMLWPLESADEVMNFYDHFTKNASQDLYGFFAFLTVPDAEAFPESLRNQKVCGVVWCYTGSMDEVEKVFKPIREFGPPILDAVTEMPLPALNSLFDWAYPPGLQWYWKGHYMNELTDESIKEHLKFANAMPTAKSTMHLYPVDGKAHEVALEDTAWAHRDVRWVQVIIGVSEDPKDKKVIRDWSRKYYDAMIPYSSGGGYVNFMMHEGQNRVKQSYKGNYERLRIIKKKYDPENFFHMNQNIVPSA, from the coding sequence ATGGAAATTGAAAAGTTGGCACAGAAAATTGATGGTCGTATTGTATTGCCGACCGATACTGAATATGATACTTTGCGAAGTATCTATAATGCAATGGTAGACAAACGGCCAAAACTATTTGTGAAGTGCAAAAACAAATATGATGTGGTACAGGCCATTCATTTTGCTAAAAATAACAGTTTGGAAATAGCTATTAAAGGGGGTGGGCACAATGGTGCCGGTTTGGCATTGGTAGAAAATGGTTTGGTAATTGACCTGAATGAAATGAAGTCCATTCAAGTTAATGTTGATAGCCTCAGGGCCGTAATTGAACCAGGAAATACCCTTGCCGATGTTGATAAAGCAACCCATGAGCATGGTCTGGCCTTACCCATTGGTGTGAATGGTTACACAGGTATTTCAGGATTGACATTGGGGGGCGGACTTGGGTTTTTAACAAGAAAGGCAGGTTTGACCATCGACCATCTGATTGAAGCTGAGGTCGTACTTGCATCAGGAGAAATTGTGACGGCCAACAAAAACACAAACCCAGATTTATTTTGGGCCTTACGAGGTGGTGGCGGAAATTTTGGCGTTGTGGTTTCATTCACGTTTAATTTGATTGCGATAAAGAATGTATTTGCCGGCCCCATGCTTTGGCCTTTGGAAAGTGCTGACGAAGTGATGAATTTTTATGACCATTTTACCAAGAATGCTTCGCAAGATCTCTATGGATTTTTTGCTTTTTTAACCGTGCCTGATGCAGAAGCATTTCCTGAATCGCTTCGAAATCAAAAAGTTTGTGGCGTTGTTTGGTGTTATACAGGGTCAATGGATGAAGTCGAAAAGGTTTTTAAACCAATACGAGAATTTGGCCCGCCTATACTCGATGCGGTAACCGAAATGCCCTTGCCGGCCTTGAACAGCCTTTTTGATTGGGCTTACCCACCTGGACTTCAGTGGTATTGGAAAGGCCACTACATGAATGAGCTTACAGATGAAAGTATAAAAGAACACCTAAAATTTGCGAATGCGATGCCTACAGCTAAGTCAACAATGCATTTGTATCCTGTCGATGGTAAAGCACATGAAGTAGCTTTAGAAGATACAGCTTGGGCACATCGCGATGTGAGATGGGTTCAGGTCATTATCGGAGTATCCGAAGACCCTAAAGACAAGAAGGTGATTAGAGATTGGTCGAGAAAATATTACGATGCCATGATTCCGTATAGCAGTGGAGGAGGGTATGTTAATTTTATGATGCACGAAGGTCAAAATCGTGTTAAACAAAGTTACAAGGGTAATTATGAGAGATTGAGAATCATTAAAAAGAAATACGATCCAGAAAACTTCTTCCACATGAATCAAAATATAGTGCCAAGTGCCTAA
- a CDS encoding NADP-dependent malic enzyme, giving the protein MSKEKRRREALVYHAKPQPGKIKMVPTKAYSTQRDLALAYSPGVAEPCLEIDKNKEEVYRYTAKGNVVAVISNGTAVLGLGNIGPEASKPVMEGKSLLFKIFADIDGIDIELDTEDVDKFVETVKIIAPTFGGINLEDIKAPEAFEIERRLKEELDIPVMHDDQHGTAIISAAALLNALELAEKKIDEVTIVISGAGAAAISCSRLYKAFGAKRENMVMLDSKGVIRKDRENLTKEKLEFATDRKVDTLEQAMEDADVFIGLSIADIVSPKMLESMAKNPIVFAMANPNPEIEYNLACKTRGDIIMATGRSDHPNQVNNVLGFPFIFRGALDVRATKINEEMKMAAVRALADLAKEPVPEQVNITYDITRLTFGKDYIIPKPFDPRLITKIPPAVAKAAIESGVARAPIQDWKKYEEELYQRSGNDNKIVRSLHNRAKVNPKRIVFAEADVLDVLKAAQIAHDEGIAKPILLGNKDNIERLKQELDFDAEVPIIDPRGEETRELRKKYAHKLWESRRRKGETKYSAGVNMGKRNYFGAMMLHEGDAEGMISGNSRAYPKVLRPVFEVLGKASGVTKASTVNIMITPRGPLFLADTSINVDPTAEELAEIAKMTANLAATFGFEPVVALLSYANFGSSTHPHANKVREAVKILHERYPKLIVDGEIQTDFALDQELCQNNFPFSKLAGRQANTLIFPNLESANITYKLLKGLHDADSIGPIMLGLRKAAHILQLGASVEEMVNMTAVAVVDAQEREKRKKAKMKK; this is encoded by the coding sequence ATGAGTAAGGAAAAAAGAAGACGGGAGGCTCTTGTCTATCATGCCAAACCCCAACCGGGCAAGATAAAGATGGTGCCCACCAAGGCCTATTCTACGCAACGTGACCTGGCACTGGCCTACTCACCTGGGGTGGCAGAGCCATGTCTTGAGATCGATAAGAACAAAGAAGAGGTGTATCGCTACACGGCCAAAGGAAACGTGGTGGCCGTAATTTCTAACGGAACAGCCGTTTTGGGACTTGGAAATATAGGTCCCGAAGCGTCAAAACCTGTCATGGAGGGCAAAAGCCTCTTGTTCAAGATTTTTGCCGATATCGACGGCATCGATATAGAATTAGATACCGAAGATGTAGATAAATTCGTAGAGACGGTCAAAATTATCGCACCCACTTTTGGCGGCATCAATCTAGAGGATATCAAGGCACCGGAAGCATTTGAGATAGAGCGTCGTTTAAAAGAAGAGCTCGATATCCCCGTCATGCATGATGACCAGCACGGCACGGCCATCATTTCTGCCGCCGCACTATTGAATGCCCTTGAGCTGGCAGAAAAGAAGATTGATGAAGTGACCATTGTGATCAGTGGGGCGGGGGCAGCCGCTATTTCATGTTCTCGATTGTACAAGGCCTTTGGAGCAAAAAGGGAAAATATGGTCATGCTCGATAGCAAAGGCGTAATTCGAAAAGACCGGGAAAATCTGACCAAAGAAAAACTGGAGTTTGCCACAGACCGAAAGGTAGACACCCTTGAGCAGGCCATGGAAGATGCCGATGTGTTCATTGGGCTTTCGATTGCAGATATCGTCTCTCCAAAAATGCTGGAATCAATGGCCAAGAACCCCATTGTTTTTGCCATGGCCAATCCGAATCCAGAGATTGAATATAATTTGGCCTGCAAGACCCGCGGTGACATCATCATGGCGACGGGCCGATCAGACCACCCTAACCAAGTGAACAATGTACTGGGTTTTCCATTTATTTTCAGGGGTGCTTTAGATGTTCGGGCAACGAAAATCAACGAAGAAATGAAGATGGCAGCTGTTCGGGCATTGGCCGACCTTGCCAAAGAACCAGTACCTGAACAGGTAAACATCACCTATGATATTACCCGTTTGACATTCGGCAAAGACTATATCATTCCAAAACCTTTCGATCCGAGGTTGATCACCAAGATTCCACCGGCAGTGGCCAAAGCGGCTATCGAAAGTGGGGTGGCAAGGGCACCCATACAAGATTGGAAGAAATATGAAGAAGAATTGTACCAGCGCTCGGGCAATGACAATAAAATAGTGCGCTCGCTGCACAATCGCGCAAAAGTGAACCCAAAACGTATCGTATTTGCAGAAGCAGATGTGCTCGATGTATTAAAAGCCGCACAAATCGCACATGACGAAGGCATCGCAAAGCCCATCCTTCTTGGCAATAAAGACAATATCGAGAGATTGAAGCAAGAGCTTGATTTCGATGCCGAAGTGCCGATCATAGACCCACGGGGCGAAGAAACCCGAGAACTCAGAAAAAAATATGCACACAAGTTGTGGGAGTCTCGAAGACGTAAGGGCGAAACCAAATATAGCGCCGGGGTCAACATGGGAAAAAGAAATTACTTCGGGGCGATGATGCTGCACGAAGGCGACGCCGAAGGTATGATTTCAGGCAATTCAAGGGCATATCCGAAAGTATTGCGACCTGTTTTTGAGGTACTGGGCAAGGCTTCTGGAGTGACCAAGGCTTCAACCGTCAATATTATGATTACCCCGCGAGGCCCACTTTTTTTGGCAGATACTTCGATTAATGTAGACCCGACAGCCGAAGAATTGGCTGAGATTGCTAAGATGACGGCCAATTTGGCCGCAACGTTCGGGTTCGAGCCAGTGGTGGCCTTGTTATCGTATGCGAACTTCGGTTCTTCGACCCACCCACATGCCAATAAGGTCAGGGAGGCCGTAAAAATACTCCATGAAAGATATCCAAAGCTTATTGTAGATGGCGAGATACAGACCGATTTCGCTTTGGACCAGGAGCTGTGCCAGAACAATTTTCCGTTCTCAAAGTTGGCGGGCAGACAAGCGAACACCTTGATATTCCCAAATTTAGAATCGGCGAACATTACCTACAAGCTCTTGAAAGGCCTACATGATGCAGACTCCATAGGGCCCATAATGCTCGGCCTTCGAAAGGCGGCCCATATTCTACAATTGGGTGCAAGTGTCGAAGAAATGGTCAACATGACCGCAGTGGCCGTTGTCGATGCACAAGAGCGCGAAAAGCGAAAAAAGGCTAAAATGAAAAAGTAA
- a CDS encoding DUF4242 domain-containing protein: MKKCNVLMAALLGCLFFHGAVNAQEQEVIYTKMAKAKNEKTTMKTYLIEREIPNAGQLTAEELKGISQKSCSVLKEMGAGIEWLHSYVTDDKVYCVYKAESQDLIREHAEKGGFPVNSVQEMSTKISPATANE, encoded by the coding sequence ATGAAAAAATGTAATGTATTGATGGCAGCCCTTCTGGGATGTCTTTTTTTTCACGGGGCGGTCAATGCCCAAGAACAAGAAGTGATCTACACCAAAATGGCAAAGGCAAAAAATGAAAAAACCACAATGAAAACGTATTTGATCGAACGTGAAATTCCCAATGCGGGGCAATTGACCGCTGAAGAACTTAAAGGCATCTCCCAAAAATCATGTTCAGTGTTGAAAGAAATGGGAGCCGGAATAGAGTGGTTGCACAGCTATGTGACCGATGATAAGGTGTATTGTGTCTACAAAGCCGAAAGCCAAGATTTGATTCGGGAACATGCCGAAAAAGGGGGCTTTCCTGTGAATTCGGTACAAGAAATGTCAACGAAAATAAGTCCCGCTACCGCTAACGAATAA
- a CDS encoding GNAT family N-acetyltransferase: protein MKFNNTKLRALRPSDIASMAKLANNKKIWNNVRDHFPHPYSERDAEAFLKLQNEEVQQNFAIEYNGQFCGVIGLILQKDVYSKSAELGYWIGEPFWNRGIASKAVELILKYGFEDLKLARIFANTFEFNVASMKVLEKNGFYKEGIAKKAVFKNGSFWDEHRYALLS, encoded by the coding sequence GTGAAATTCAATAACACAAAGTTAAGGGCATTGCGCCCATCAGATATTGCCTCCATGGCGAAACTTGCCAATAACAAAAAGATATGGAACAATGTTAGGGACCATTTTCCACATCCCTATTCCGAAAGAGACGCTGAAGCCTTTCTAAAATTACAGAATGAAGAAGTTCAACAAAACTTTGCCATTGAATACAATGGTCAATTCTGCGGAGTCATCGGCTTGATTCTACAAAAAGATGTTTACAGTAAGTCTGCTGAGCTTGGCTATTGGATTGGTGAACCATTTTGGAATAGGGGCATTGCCAGTAAGGCTGTAGAATTAATCTTGAAATATGGCTTTGAAGACTTAAAATTGGCACGGATTTTTGCGAATACCTTTGAATTCAATGTAGCTTCAATGAAGGTTTTAGAAAAAAACGGATTTTATAAAGAGGGCATCGCGAAAAAGGCAGTCTTTAAAAACGGGAGTTTTTGGGACGAGCATCGCTATGCATTGTTAAGCTAA